In the Alteromonas sp. M12 genome, one interval contains:
- a CDS encoding sodium/proline symporter produces MSNQSYILVVLVVYKLVLLGIGFWAQRRVKNSDDFFLGGRGLGPFVAAVSYSASSSSAWKLLGFSGVVMVLGISGIWLALGSILGMFISWYWFAPRLYRTSLEQKDLTVTDFLSFGSNGQIKKLIVVTASIIILVSFTLYVAAQFQGAGNMFSATFDMPMTESVLIGALIIFIYTVLGGFWAVSMTDALQGSIMAIATLALPIAAVVALGGPIDFVTTLIEVATPEQLSLTGGNVALLAAGVIIGNLSVSVSSMGQPHMLLRFMALRDEKSIKTGRRIAAAWFLIVDLGVVIVGLAGLALQMQLDNPENLFFVLTTELFHPIVAGVITAAVLSAIMSTADSQLLVSASVVAHDLGLEKRSRFSSLTISRLSILLVVVFSVLVTLYMPEAIFSRAIFAWVALGASFGPIIIVRLCNRDINPKATLLAMITGFVLAVTFYMLPSTPGDFLERVVPFSIATIIAFVGSKPRTRIA; encoded by the coding sequence GTGTCTAATCAAAGTTATATTTTAGTCGTACTAGTTGTATATAAATTAGTCTTGTTGGGTATCGGTTTTTGGGCACAGCGTCGTGTTAAGAACAGTGATGATTTTTTCTTAGGTGGACGGGGATTAGGCCCTTTTGTTGCCGCAGTGAGTTACTCAGCTAGTTCTTCTTCAGCTTGGAAACTGCTTGGCTTTAGTGGCGTAGTAATGGTGCTAGGCATATCTGGTATTTGGCTAGCCTTGGGAAGTATTTTAGGGATGTTCATATCCTGGTATTGGTTCGCTCCTAGGCTTTATCGCACTAGTCTTGAACAAAAAGATTTAACTGTAACCGACTTCTTAAGTTTTGGCAGTAACGGCCAGATTAAAAAGCTAATCGTGGTGACCGCATCGATAATCATACTCGTTTCTTTTACTTTGTATGTTGCAGCTCAATTCCAAGGTGCGGGTAATATGTTTTCTGCGACTTTTGATATGCCAATGACCGAAAGCGTATTAATTGGTGCATTGATTATCTTTATTTACACTGTGCTGGGCGGTTTTTGGGCGGTAAGTATGACCGATGCACTGCAAGGCTCGATTATGGCAATCGCCACATTAGCGCTGCCAATTGCCGCGGTTGTCGCACTAGGTGGCCCTATCGATTTTGTCACCACCTTAATTGAGGTTGCTACGCCAGAACAACTCAGTTTAACTGGAGGGAATGTTGCCTTATTAGCCGCAGGTGTCATTATTGGTAATCTCAGCGTTTCGGTATCCTCTATGGGGCAACCCCATATGTTATTGCGCTTTATGGCATTGCGCGATGAAAAATCAATTAAGACAGGGCGACGTATTGCCGCAGCCTGGTTTCTTATCGTCGATTTGGGAGTGGTGATCGTTGGACTTGCAGGACTTGCATTACAAATGCAATTAGATAATCCAGAAAACCTGTTTTTTGTACTAACAACCGAATTGTTCCACCCTATAGTTGCAGGTGTTATTACTGCCGCAGTGCTGTCTGCCATCATGTCTACTGCTGACAGTCAGTTATTAGTTAGTGCATCTGTGGTAGCCCATGATTTGGGGTTAGAAAAACGTTCTCGCTTTTCTTCATTGACCATTTCACGATTAAGTATTTTGTTGGTCGTTGTTTTTTCAGTGTTAGTGACTTTGTATATGCCTGAGGCGATATTTAGCAGAGCCATTTTTGCATGGGTAGCGCTAGGCGCGTCTTTTGGACCAATAATTATTGTGCGTTTATGTAATCGAGATATTAATCCTAAAGCAACATTATTGGCGATGATAACGGGGTTTGTATTAGCGGTTACCTTTTACATGTTACCCAGTACACCAGGGGATTTCTTGGAAAGGGTAGTGCCGTTTAGCATTGCGACTATCATCGCGTTTGTTGGCTCTAAGCCTCGTACTAGAATTGCCTAA
- a CDS encoding mechanosensitive ion channel family protein, which produces MKELSESTIFSDMLPAFDVVKAIIILVLGYLLAKSLSNLVARFNVANMTKHGQVLLRRGIFYGVMVLMFISALRELGFDLSVVLGAAGILSVAIGFASQTSASNLISGLFLMMERPFSIGDVIRVDETTGEVISIDLLSVKIRTYDNLFVRVPNESMIKAQVTTLTRFPIRRADLKVGIAYKEDIEQVKIILAELADKNPLCLSEPAPLFILLGFGSSSIDIQFSVWTKRENFLLLKNQMYQQIKQVFDANGIEIPFPHLSLYSGEASKPIPVSLSQNEGEGERSAPQSPSKSDSK; this is translated from the coding sequence ATGAAAGAACTAAGTGAAAGCACGATTTTTTCAGATATGTTGCCCGCATTTGACGTGGTAAAAGCCATAATTATATTAGTCTTGGGGTATTTATTAGCCAAGTCTTTGAGTAATTTAGTTGCTCGTTTTAACGTCGCAAACATGACAAAACACGGTCAAGTGCTTTTACGCCGTGGTATTTTTTACGGTGTCATGGTGTTAATGTTTATTTCTGCTTTGAGAGAGCTCGGCTTTGATCTCAGTGTGGTGTTAGGGGCAGCCGGTATTTTGAGTGTGGCGATTGGTTTTGCTTCTCAAACATCTGCGTCTAACCTGATTAGCGGACTCTTTTTGATGATGGAGCGGCCGTTTTCTATTGGTGATGTTATTCGCGTGGATGAAACAACCGGAGAGGTCATATCGATTGATTTGCTTTCCGTCAAAATCCGCACCTACGATAACCTGTTTGTTCGAGTGCCAAATGAGTCCATGATCAAAGCTCAAGTGACCACGTTAACCCGATTTCCAATTCGTCGAGCTGATCTCAAAGTGGGTATTGCGTACAAAGAAGACATTGAACAGGTGAAAATAATATTGGCCGAGCTAGCGGACAAAAATCCGCTATGCTTGAGTGAGCCTGCTCCACTATTTATTCTGCTAGGTTTTGGTTCTTCCTCAATTGATATTCAATTTTCAGTTTGGACTAAAAGAGAAAACTTCTTGCTGTTAAAAAACCAAATGTATCAACAAATCAAGCAAGTATTCGATGCAAACGGCATAGAAATTCCATTCCCTCATTTGAGTTTGTATTCAGGGGAAGCGAGCAAGCCGATTCCGGTTTCCTTATCACAAAATGAGGGGGAGGGTGAGCGTTCAGCGCCGCAAAGCCCGTCCAAATCAGACAGCAAATAA
- a CDS encoding serine hydrolase yields MQNVIKKLAYVVAFLLLILLVLFGLNYTYISRVNSLEGVDTIHDTDWFSPVVTMAAKANPDPLSISPLALSEQQTRFTESLSYAEKMGSSAFLVWHNGELVAQKFWQGESEDSYMQTFSIHKSIVALAVGIAVERGDIESVQDPVSKYIGQWIDMPYGQITIEHLLTMDSGLALPPLSIDNSIFAHSTKLMYSEDISAVARSLEQIRAPGTMFEYNNSNPQLLIDVIEAATGEKYASYLEQHLWSKVANSSADLWLDRENGSVHGFCCLIAKPVDLLAVGLLILNQGMVNDQQVISKEWINKTTQASNSNPNYGYLTWLGSPFKPMRTYRPTDKFGVIHSAPYLTDDLVFFDGFGGQRVYIVPSKQLVIVRVGAVRFDFDDAFIPNSVIKAITQVE; encoded by the coding sequence ATGCAGAATGTTATTAAAAAATTAGCTTATGTAGTTGCTTTCCTGTTGCTAATTTTGCTCGTATTATTTGGCCTGAATTACACTTATATCAGCCGTGTTAATAGCTTAGAAGGTGTTGATACTATCCATGATACTGATTGGTTCAGTCCTGTGGTAACGATGGCAGCTAAAGCTAATCCAGATCCTCTTAGCATTTCACCTTTGGCTCTAAGTGAACAACAAACTCGCTTTACCGAATCCTTAAGTTACGCCGAAAAAATGGGCAGTAGCGCGTTTTTGGTGTGGCATAACGGTGAGTTAGTTGCGCAAAAGTTTTGGCAAGGTGAAAGTGAAGATAGTTATATGCAAACCTTTTCAATCCACAAGTCAATTGTGGCATTGGCGGTGGGGATTGCAGTAGAGCGGGGCGATATTGAATCGGTTCAAGATCCTGTTTCAAAATACATTGGACAATGGATTGATATGCCATATGGCCAAATTACCATTGAACATCTATTAACCATGGACTCAGGCTTGGCATTGCCGCCATTATCAATCGACAATAGCATTTTCGCCCACAGTACTAAATTAATGTACAGTGAAGATATTTCTGCCGTAGCTCGCTCGTTAGAACAAATTAGAGCGCCGGGTACAATGTTTGAATATAACAACTCTAATCCGCAATTATTAATTGATGTGATTGAAGCTGCCACTGGAGAAAAGTATGCATCTTACCTTGAGCAGCACCTCTGGTCGAAAGTAGCCAATAGTTCTGCCGATCTTTGGCTAGATCGAGAAAATGGTAGCGTCCATGGCTTTTGTTGTTTAATTGCCAAACCTGTGGATTTACTTGCTGTTGGTTTGTTGATACTCAATCAAGGTATGGTTAACGATCAGCAAGTTATCTCAAAAGAATGGATCAACAAAACTACCCAAGCTTCTAATAGTAATCCTAATTATGGCTATTTAACTTGGTTAGGCAGTCCGTTCAAACCTATGCGTACTTATCGTCCTACTGATAAGTTTGGCGTCATCCACTCAGCTCCTTATTTAACCGATGACCTAGTCTTTTTTGATGGTTTTGGTGGGCAACGGGTTTATATCGTGCCGTCAAAACAGTTAGTAATTGTTCGAGTAGGCGCAGTCCGATTTGACTTTGATGATGCCTTTATACCCAATTCAGTCATCAAAGCGATTACTCAAGTAGAGTAG
- a CDS encoding DUF432 domain-containing protein, with product MKKQLPWWGEFTFALSETKCWRIRERLIAIKRGQGEWTIWNHETTAEIDLPISTDKSISNESFEDVEFSRYLLENTSDTLLIEPSLADRAMVVRPSRPLVVLPEEQINVFVSTPLWMTILIPNHPLPMADIPFWRPSDSWFGPSTMEGDLCYSKYTDAKMDIKRLEKRSHRATTMVTIKNAQEKPLTIDKLNLPVPALKLYVNQDGEFWTDQVSIMQRLEHTKSVSHVRHSPPDKIQLMELVSESRELSKKSSFLSSIASLIN from the coding sequence ATGAAAAAACAATTACCTTGGTGGGGAGAGTTTACATTCGCACTTTCAGAGACAAAATGTTGGCGAATTAGAGAACGTTTAATTGCCATAAAGCGTGGTCAAGGTGAGTGGACAATATGGAACCACGAAACGACCGCTGAAATTGATTTACCTATTTCTACAGATAAATCAATTTCAAATGAAAGCTTTGAGGATGTCGAGTTTTCGCGTTATTTGCTGGAAAATACTAGCGATACGCTGTTGATTGAACCCTCACTGGCCGATAGGGCAATGGTGGTAAGGCCGAGCCGACCACTGGTGGTTTTACCAGAAGAACAGATCAACGTTTTTGTCAGTACGCCATTGTGGATGACTATCTTAATACCAAACCATCCGTTACCAATGGCTGATATTCCATTTTGGCGACCATCTGATTCCTGGTTTGGGCCTTCTACAATGGAAGGGGACCTGTGTTATTCAAAATATACAGATGCAAAAATGGATATTAAACGCTTGGAAAAACGTTCTCATCGTGCGACAACCATGGTGACAATTAAAAATGCCCAAGAAAAACCTTTAACTATTGATAAATTAAATTTGCCAGTTCCAGCACTTAAATTATATGTTAATCAGGACGGCGAGTTTTGGACAGACCAAGTTTCTATTATGCAGCGTTTAGAGCATACCAAATCGGTTTCACATGTTCGTCATTCCCCTCCAGATAAGATCCAGTTAATGGAATTGGTGTCTGAATCCCGTGAGTTGAGTAAAAAGTCGTCTTTTTTGTCTTCTATTGCAAGCTTAATTAATTAG
- a CDS encoding MBL fold metallo-hydrolase encodes MAKLTFYGAIEGVTGSMYLLQTGNSKVLLDCGLFQGRREEEEANLKPLPFDVSQLDAVVLSHAHLDHSGRLPLLVSQGLSCPIYMTSATKELIEVLLKDAASLQQRDVEWENKRRRRAGKEEIEPLYNLQDVETTLDVCIGISYHQKRDVAENVTVHFLDAGHILGSAIVEVFIDEQGGPKKLVFSGDLGNSQAALLNDPELVDSADVLLLESTYGDRDHRSMEETLQEFEDVIEEASENGGNILIPSFAVGRTQEIIFRLGELYQKGKLRQQAVFLDSPMAIAVTEIYHRYQNIFNEQDRSAMGGENNQQSLHKFLPALRYSSSTEESMALNQIDRGAIFIAGSGMCNGGRIRHHLKHNLWRNQSHVIFVGFQAIGTPGRALVDGAKTYKIAGENIAVKAQIHTMGGFSAHASQTQLIQWAQGFTTKKPQLFLVHGEDKAKQTLQAAFKKVGWQATIPTLNQTIQF; translated from the coding sequence ATGGCTAAACTGACTTTTTATGGTGCTATCGAAGGCGTAACAGGATCTATGTATTTGCTACAAACCGGCAATAGCAAGGTTTTACTGGATTGCGGTTTATTCCAGGGTAGACGCGAAGAGGAAGAGGCTAACTTAAAACCTTTACCTTTTGATGTCAGTCAGCTGGATGCAGTGGTGCTTTCCCATGCGCATTTAGACCATTCTGGTCGTTTGCCATTGCTCGTTTCTCAAGGTTTAAGCTGTCCAATTTATATGACTTCGGCAACTAAAGAGTTGATCGAAGTGTTGCTCAAAGATGCTGCATCATTACAGCAGCGCGATGTTGAATGGGAAAACAAACGTCGACGCCGTGCCGGTAAAGAGGAAATTGAGCCACTCTATAATTTGCAAGATGTGGAAACCACTTTAGATGTCTGTATTGGCATTAGTTACCACCAAAAACGAGATGTAGCCGAGAATGTGACTGTTCATTTTCTAGATGCCGGTCACATTCTCGGATCCGCTATTGTCGAAGTATTTATAGACGAGCAGGGAGGTCCTAAAAAATTAGTATTTTCCGGTGATCTTGGAAACTCACAAGCTGCTTTGTTAAACGATCCCGAATTAGTTGATTCGGCTGATGTTTTGTTGCTGGAATCCACTTATGGTGACCGAGACCATCGCTCTATGGAAGAGACGTTGCAAGAGTTTGAAGATGTGATTGAAGAGGCTTCTGAAAATGGTGGCAATATTTTAATTCCCTCGTTCGCTGTGGGCAGGACTCAAGAAATTATATTTCGACTCGGCGAGTTGTATCAAAAAGGCAAGTTAAGGCAACAAGCGGTATTTTTAGACAGTCCAATGGCTATTGCGGTAACGGAAATTTATCACCGTTATCAGAACATTTTCAATGAACAAGATCGTTCCGCTATGGGAGGGGAAAACAATCAACAAAGTTTACATAAATTTCTGCCTGCGCTGCGCTACTCAAGCAGCACTGAAGAGTCTATGGCGTTGAATCAAATTGACAGAGGTGCGATTTTTATTGCTGGCAGTGGCATGTGTAATGGCGGCAGAATACGTCACCACCTTAAACATAACTTATGGCGTAATCAGTCCCATGTAATCTTTGTTGGGTTTCAAGCGATTGGCACGCCAGGCCGGGCGTTGGTTGATGGTGCTAAAACCTATAAAATAGCGGGGGAAAATATTGCCGTCAAAGCACAAATTCATACTATGGGAGGCTTTTCAGCCCATGCGAGTCAAACTCAGTTAATCCAATGGGCGCAAGGGTTCACCACTAAAAAACCACAACTATTTCTAGTTCATGGTGAGGATAAAGCGAAACAAACATTGCAAGCGGCGTTCAAAAAAGTCGGTTGGCAGGCAACGATTCCGACACTAAATCAAACAATACAATTTTGA
- a CDS encoding Na/Pi symporter → MESVVLAGTIFGGLGLFLLAIGMMTDGLKLAAGTSLRKLLSHWSSTPLRGIYSGCFMTAVVQSSSAVTVASLGFVNAGLITMRQALGIIYGANIGTTMTGWLVALIGFNLNINAFALPMIGFGMLLKLIKQQGKAASFGIALVGFGLFFIGIDTLKGAFEGIVLTLDISKISAEGISGILLFLLVGIVMTVLTQSSSASIALTITAASSGMVGIYAAGAMVIGANIGTTSTALLAAIGATSNAKRVAAAQVIFNGATAIVALLLLPVLFYLIEVITNSLELSADPAISLALFHSVFNILGVLLVYPFNDRLAKFLEARFLSWEEKASHPQYLDKTIAQTPVLAVNALLLENLSVADKIAVLYGKSITPNSAHSHELIHELNVIKSLSSEVSRFIVNIQTEALGQDTIEDLATLMRIDQYFLSCAVSIERLAQQMQTRDYSASKSTDQHFIQYAERVQTFIDISRSGESQNAESLATHFNQLQIEHDKFKAELIVEGTRAHISVAQMSESIDCLAEILRFVQQWFKALTRIHGLQLKLASSAAPATSEVDDLAAQ, encoded by the coding sequence GTGGAATCAGTAGTGTTGGCAGGGACAATTTTTGGCGGCTTAGGTCTGTTTTTGTTAGCCATTGGCATGATGACTGATGGGTTAAAACTTGCGGCGGGAACGTCATTAAGAAAGCTGCTTTCACATTGGAGCAGTACACCCTTACGGGGGATCTACTCTGGCTGTTTTATGACTGCAGTAGTGCAATCCTCTAGTGCTGTAACAGTAGCATCTTTAGGATTCGTTAATGCCGGTCTTATTACCATGCGACAGGCGTTAGGGATTATATACGGCGCTAATATCGGTACAACGATGACTGGCTGGTTAGTCGCGCTAATTGGTTTTAATCTTAATATTAATGCATTTGCATTACCTATGATTGGTTTTGGAATGTTATTGAAGCTGATTAAACAGCAAGGAAAGGCCGCCTCATTTGGTATTGCATTAGTTGGCTTTGGATTGTTTTTTATTGGTATCGATACGCTAAAAGGTGCGTTTGAAGGTATTGTTCTGACTTTAGACATTAGTAAAATTTCAGCTGAGGGTATTAGCGGTATTTTGCTCTTTTTGTTGGTCGGCATAGTGATGACCGTTTTGACCCAGAGCTCAAGTGCATCAATTGCACTGACTATCACCGCAGCATCAAGCGGAATGGTAGGGATTTATGCCGCCGGAGCAATGGTTATTGGCGCTAATATTGGCACTACATCTACTGCGTTGTTGGCTGCGATTGGCGCTACATCGAATGCTAAAAGGGTGGCGGCTGCACAGGTCATTTTTAATGGCGCAACGGCGATCGTAGCGCTGTTACTGTTACCTGTTTTGTTCTATTTAATCGAGGTTATCACCAATAGTTTAGAACTTAGCGCTGATCCGGCCATTTCATTAGCGCTATTTCATAGTGTGTTTAATATACTCGGCGTATTGTTGGTATATCCCTTTAACGATCGCTTAGCCAAGTTTTTAGAAGCACGTTTTCTTAGCTGGGAAGAAAAAGCTTCCCATCCTCAGTATCTAGATAAAACCATTGCACAAACACCAGTATTAGCAGTGAATGCACTACTATTGGAGAATCTCTCAGTTGCCGACAAAATCGCTGTCCTTTATGGTAAATCAATCACGCCAAACTCCGCTCATAGTCACGAATTAATCCATGAACTTAACGTTATAAAATCCCTTTCATCGGAAGTGTCGCGTTTTATTGTGAATATTCAGACTGAAGCGTTAGGCCAGGATACTATCGAAGATCTCGCCACTTTAATGCGTATCGATCAATATTTTTTGAGTTGCGCAGTATCCATTGAACGATTAGCTCAGCAAATGCAAACGCGGGACTATTCAGCCAGTAAATCAACGGATCAACATTTCATACAGTACGCTGAGCGGGTACAGACCTTTATTGATATTAGCCGTTCAGGTGAATCACAAAATGCTGAATCATTGGCAACACATTTCAATCAACTTCAAATTGAACATGACAAGTTTAAGGCTGAGCTAATCGTTGAGGGCACGCGGGCGCACATTTCTGTCGCGCAAATGTCTGAATCAATAGATTGTTTGGCTGAAATATTACGATTTGTACAACAGTGGTTTAAAGCTTTGACTCGAATTCACGGGTTACAACTTAAACTAGCAAGCTCTGCTGCGCCTGCGACATCTGAGGTGGATGACCTAGCTGCACAATAA
- a CDS encoding dicarboxylate/amino acid:cation symporter, with protein MTQIFSGSLKNLADHFDRLINGRLWLKVLIALFLGVIFGVLLGPDLDLIAPNTVKTITAWLALPGQVFLAVIQMIVVPLVVASIVRGLAANNNPAAIKKNGLIALIFIVISTAVAATVGITLALNIQPGQFVDARMLVDVGSTAANSTVQGFPAMSELPEKVSALIPKNPLASMASGEMLQVILFAALLGAAMLSIPVQQSKPLFDLMGALQEVSLRIVSWAMLLAPIAVFGLITRLVANLGIDVLAGMAVYVATVVLGLIIVAVMYFMVAKLTMTQSFREFFSNVKELLLLAFSTSSSAAVMPISLQVTEDKLHVNPEIARFLIPLGATINMTGTAMYQGVATVFLAQVFQVDLSLSSYLYIVTMSVAASIGSPATPGAGIIILSMVLEGVGIPAAGIALILGVDRILDMCRTSVNVLGDVVACTTVQYFTGAEKALVNEAK; from the coding sequence ATGACTCAGATATTTAGCGGTTCACTTAAAAATTTGGCAGATCACTTTGACCGCTTGATCAATGGCAGATTATGGCTAAAAGTTCTGATTGCTCTGTTCTTGGGAGTGATTTTTGGCGTGCTCCTAGGACCAGATTTAGATTTAATCGCACCCAATACAGTGAAAACCATTACTGCTTGGCTAGCGTTACCGGGCCAAGTGTTTTTGGCTGTTATTCAAATGATCGTTGTGCCTCTCGTGGTTGCATCGATTGTGCGTGGGTTAGCGGCTAATAATAATCCCGCGGCGATTAAAAAGAATGGTCTTATTGCCCTCATCTTTATTGTGATTTCCACCGCCGTGGCGGCGACAGTTGGCATCACTTTGGCACTAAATATTCAACCCGGACAGTTTGTTGACGCAAGAATGTTAGTGGACGTTGGTTCAACAGCCGCTAACTCTACGGTGCAAGGTTTTCCTGCTATGTCTGAGTTACCCGAAAAAGTGTCTGCGTTGATTCCTAAAAATCCGCTAGCATCTATGGCCTCTGGGGAAATGTTGCAGGTAATTTTATTTGCCGCTTTGTTAGGGGCTGCCATGCTGTCGATCCCTGTACAACAATCAAAACCTCTGTTTGATTTAATGGGGGCATTGCAAGAAGTGAGCTTACGGATTGTATCTTGGGCGATGTTATTAGCGCCTATTGCGGTCTTTGGTTTAATTACTCGATTAGTGGCTAATTTAGGAATTGATGTGTTGGCCGGCATGGCGGTGTATGTAGCTACTGTGGTACTGGGCCTGATAATTGTAGCTGTAATGTATTTCATGGTAGCTAAGTTAACGATGACACAGTCGTTTCGTGAGTTTTTTAGTAACGTCAAAGAATTATTATTGCTGGCTTTTTCAACCAGTAGTTCGGCTGCCGTGATGCCAATTAGTTTACAAGTTACTGAAGATAAGCTGCATGTTAATCCAGAAATAGCTCGTTTCCTCATTCCATTAGGCGCAACAATCAATATGACTGGGACCGCTATGTATCAAGGCGTCGCGACCGTGTTTTTGGCGCAGGTTTTCCAAGTCGACTTGAGCCTTTCCAGTTACCTTTACATAGTAACAATGTCAGTTGCAGCATCAATTGGATCACCAGCAACCCCAGGTGCCGGAATCATCATCTTAAGTATGGTACTTGAAGGTGTTGGCATACCCGCAGCGGGAATAGCATTGATACTTGGGGTCGACCGTATCTTAGATATGTGTAGAACCTCAGTAAATGTACTTGGTGATGTCGTGGCTTGCACAACTGTTCAATATTTTACCGGCGCTGAAAAAGCGTTAGTTAATGAAGCCAAATAA
- a CDS encoding serine hydrolase — protein sequence MGKTIGKIFIGFLALVMLVGGVLYLKDPLFWKRYYLIATGNGVLPQSGWAGSEYMVAGDAQQLFDVVNEGEGSIPAEALAQVSEYAAERRSTSLLIWHKGKLRFREHYQGLDENSLIVGKSMAKMVASLVVSRAIKDGFIAGLDEPASTYITEWQGTEKATISIRNLLHMAAGFEKYYTLDMSPFSNFTRSYISGYSDDVIINDYEVVAEPGTKYDYSQAVSDLIAIIIKRATGQPYGQYLSESLIKPIHAQGGEVMLNRPQGVAHSGCCLLLPSESWLRMGILLLNGGEIDGQSLFSENWMEDYLEPSPANPAMGLHIWLGKPYFPKRSWAQVGAATGFGVIHSEPYLADDLFMFDGSGNQVMYIIPSMDLVILRTGGFSRAPGKEWDNSYIPNTIIRSILEQ from the coding sequence ATGGGCAAGACAATAGGTAAGATTTTCATTGGCTTTTTAGCATTGGTGATGTTGGTAGGCGGTGTTTTATATTTAAAAGACCCTCTTTTTTGGAAGCGTTATTACCTGATTGCTACTGGTAACGGGGTTTTACCTCAATCCGGTTGGGCTGGCTCTGAATATATGGTTGCTGGTGATGCACAGCAGTTATTTGATGTGGTCAATGAAGGAGAGGGCAGTATTCCCGCTGAAGCCCTTGCTCAAGTGAGCGAATATGCTGCTGAGCGCCGCAGCACTTCTTTGCTAATTTGGCATAAAGGTAAATTACGTTTTCGTGAGCACTATCAGGGACTGGATGAAAACTCATTAATCGTTGGCAAAAGTATGGCAAAAATGGTCGCCTCTTTAGTGGTTTCAAGAGCGATTAAAGATGGTTTTATTGCTGGTTTAGATGAACCTGCATCAACCTATATAACTGAGTGGCAAGGCACGGAAAAAGCCACCATCAGCATCCGTAATTTACTGCATATGGCAGCTGGATTTGAAAAGTACTACACCTTGGATATGAGCCCATTTAGCAATTTTACGCGTTCCTATATTTCAGGATATTCAGATGATGTGATAATCAATGATTATGAAGTGGTTGCTGAACCCGGTACCAAGTATGACTATAGCCAAGCGGTGTCTGATTTAATTGCGATAATAATCAAGCGGGCAACGGGGCAACCCTATGGCCAATACTTGTCTGAGTCACTGATTAAACCTATTCACGCGCAAGGTGGAGAGGTGATGCTCAACCGCCCTCAAGGTGTCGCTCACAGTGGCTGTTGTTTGTTATTGCCTTCAGAGTCTTGGTTGCGAATGGGGATACTACTTTTAAACGGTGGGGAAATAGATGGCCAATCGTTGTTTTCAGAAAACTGGATGGAAGACTATTTAGAGCCGTCACCTGCTAATCCTGCCATGGGATTACATATTTGGTTGGGGAAACCCTACTTTCCTAAACGTTCATGGGCACAAGTAGGTGCAGCCACAGGCTTTGGGGTTATCCACAGCGAACCTTATTTGGCTGACGACCTCTTTATGTTTGACGGCAGCGGCAATCAAGTGATGTATATCATTCCATCCATGGACTTGGTTATTTTGCGTACTGGTGGGTTTAGTCGGGCACCGGGTAAAGAATGGGATAACAGTTATATTCCCAATACAATTATACGAAGCATACTGGAGCAGTAA
- a CDS encoding universal stress protein — MKHILVVVEREESVKPMLDKALKFAPESITVLYIVSNVLDSNAEALTTLINNEVKDACKSTILLEIVKSASEREEVLFKTLSSNKFDTTFLHRPQLGRELLDFSLIKAALKGPIKSSVLLCGDNRWRGQLKLLGTVDIFTRTPAQKELNDKVLTTSAQLANQLSADVSLLGVIPIPRIKQEFDITEPGEVMLKKGKLSKAKLEKIAEEMDVFTEYSVKIEAGSPHVLIPSVASKMKANLVVLGNVGRKGIKGLLIGNTAEKILTRLTVDVLIVRQ, encoded by the coding sequence ATGAAACACATTTTAGTTGTTGTTGAAAGGGAAGAAAGCGTCAAGCCAATGTTGGATAAAGCATTAAAATTTGCACCTGAAAGTATCACTGTGCTTTATATCGTAAGCAATGTGCTAGATTCTAATGCAGAAGCGTTAACTACCCTAATAAACAACGAAGTGAAAGATGCTTGCAAATCGACGATCCTCCTTGAAATAGTTAAGTCGGCATCTGAGCGAGAAGAAGTACTTTTCAAAACCCTAAGCAGCAATAAATTCGATACTACATTCCTGCACAGACCCCAATTAGGTCGTGAATTATTGGACTTTTCACTGATCAAAGCCGCGCTTAAAGGTCCAATTAAATCTAGCGTCCTACTATGTGGTGATAATCGCTGGCGCGGACAACTTAAATTGTTAGGAACCGTTGATATTTTCACCAGAACCCCCGCGCAAAAAGAATTGAATGATAAAGTGCTTACTACTTCTGCTCAGCTTGCAAACCAGTTATCTGCAGATGTGTCGCTTTTAGGTGTGATTCCAATCCCACGGATTAAACAGGAATTTGATATTACTGAACCGGGTGAAGTTATGCTCAAGAAAGGTAAATTATCAAAAGCCAAACTAGAAAAAATTGCCGAGGAAATGGATGTTTTCACGGAATATTCAGTGAAAATTGAGGCCGGTTCGCCACATGTGTTGATACCCTCAGTTGCCAGCAAAATGAAAGCAAATCTGGTGGTGTTAGGCAACGTAGGACGTAAGGGGATTAAAGGTTTATTAATCGGTAATACGGCAGAGAAAATTCTAACTCGATTGACTGTTGATGTGCTCATTGTTCGACAGTAA